Proteins from a genomic interval of Crassostrea angulata isolate pt1a10 chromosome 7, ASM2561291v2, whole genome shotgun sequence:
- the LOC128192419 gene encoding uncharacterized protein LOC128192419 — MEVNIKQTWTNCLTKGLISLRGEMDSEFASKKKTHKALWKEISVKLKEIHNFTGDWFQCQSKFNKLTAKYKAVEDANRKSGEKRRSMEFHSEMMEVMGDDPKITPLKTVSVGVGKGVNVVCGEKDDGEKGCEIVKARGEREKKASKRKREDELFELLTEVRDDRRRFQEEQVRMNERKLEIMERLVSLFDR; from the coding sequence ACATAAAGCAGACTTGGACGAATTGTCTAACAAAAGGCTTGATAAGTCTGAGAGGTGAGATGGATTCAGAATTTGCTTCGAAGAAGAAGACTCACAAGGCACTATGGAAAGAAATATCAGTTAAACTAAAGGAGATCCACAACTTTACTGGTGATTGGTTCCAGTGCCAATCCAAATTTAACAAGCTAACCGCAAAGTATAAAGCTGTTGAAGATGCCAACAGAAAATCAGGTGAAAAGCGGAGGTCTATGGAATTCCATTCTGAAATGATGGAAGTTATGGGGGATGACCCAAAAATAACCCCTCTAAAGACAGTGTCTGTAGGTGTGGGAAAGGGTGTGAATGTTGTTTGTGGTGAGAAAGATGATGGTGAGAAGGGGTGTGAGATTGTCAAAGCAAGGGGTGAGAGAGAGAAGAAAGCCAGCAAGCGGAAGAGAGAAGATGAGTTGTTTGAGTTGTTGACGGAGGTGAGGGATGATAGGAGAAGGTTTCAAGAGGAGCAGGTAAGAATGAATGAAAGAAAGCTTGAAATAATGGAGAGGTTGGTTTCTCTgtttgatagatag